In a genomic window of Corynebacterium lizhenjunii:
- a CDS encoding exonuclease domain-containing protein: MPVPPTTVSAHGAQLGFCAEALLIQHSFLAQSLGQPREETVPWSEIDQVELESTPAACFDVVHLHTASGRRRLRFAPGTAAQTAQRLLEAGMAGEIAKPANGDEAATTAEALAGLDFTAVDVETANDDWGSICAIGAVRYRDGQEVASRSWLCTPPPGMEEFAAVNVSIHGITSQQLADAPSCAQALQELLGFLGEDVLVAHNVQFDATALQRAAQACEVELPEISLACSLALARDASRAGVLSVDNHRLPTVHAALGGPEFTHHDATADARAAGFIITGLAQVWARQQDSAVAQLWAEKQDAGKAAGEGGIGKIAQLCAAREFTLGTLRTGEVMPVLRAATAPTAPEDLGAGTDFRDSTRNAGRGENGRSGRRSPAPWAAVSTPDAVPEPDSSADPDNPLFGQHVTLTGEFSPYDKGMLWERLAAAGAQVGKSVTKKTTVLVLGSWATQTSKEKRAHELIAKGQDIALWPQEQLLEALGLDIQPPF; encoded by the coding sequence GTGCCCGTCCCACCCACCACTGTCAGCGCCCACGGAGCCCAGCTGGGCTTTTGCGCCGAAGCTTTGCTGATCCAGCATTCTTTCCTGGCGCAAAGCCTGGGCCAGCCGCGCGAGGAAACCGTGCCCTGGTCGGAAATTGACCAGGTAGAACTCGAGTCCACGCCGGCCGCGTGCTTCGATGTAGTCCATCTCCACACCGCCAGTGGCCGCCGTCGCTTGCGTTTTGCGCCAGGCACTGCGGCGCAAACGGCCCAACGCCTGCTGGAGGCAGGAATGGCTGGGGAGATCGCAAAACCGGCAAACGGAGATGAGGCCGCTACCACGGCAGAGGCCTTAGCCGGCTTGGATTTCACCGCCGTGGATGTGGAGACCGCTAATGATGATTGGGGCTCCATCTGCGCCATCGGCGCTGTGCGCTACCGCGATGGCCAGGAGGTTGCCTCCCGCAGCTGGTTATGCACTCCCCCGCCAGGCATGGAGGAGTTTGCAGCAGTCAATGTGTCCATTCATGGCATCACGTCGCAGCAGCTTGCCGATGCCCCCTCCTGCGCCCAAGCCCTGCAGGAGTTGCTGGGGTTCCTGGGCGAGGATGTACTGGTGGCCCACAACGTCCAATTTGATGCCACCGCACTGCAGCGCGCGGCGCAGGCGTGCGAGGTGGAGCTGCCAGAGATTTCCCTGGCCTGCTCGCTAGCACTGGCGCGCGATGCCTCCCGGGCGGGAGTATTGAGCGTGGACAACCATCGCCTGCCAACGGTGCACGCCGCGCTGGGTGGGCCAGAATTTACCCACCATGACGCCACGGCGGATGCCCGCGCCGCTGGGTTCATTATCACCGGCCTGGCACAGGTCTGGGCACGCCAACAAGATTCTGCGGTGGCACAGCTCTGGGCGGAGAAGCAGGATGCTGGGAAGGCTGCGGGCGAAGGGGGCATCGGCAAGATAGCCCAATTGTGCGCTGCCCGGGAGTTCACCTTGGGCACGCTGCGCACCGGCGAGGTGATGCCCGTGCTGCGCGCCGCCACCGCGCCAACTGCCCCGGAGGATCTGGGCGCGGGCACGGATTTCCGGGATAGCACCCGCAATGCTGGGCGGGGTGAGAACGGGCGCAGTGGTCGGCGCTCGCCTGCCCCGTGGGCTGCGGTATCCACGCCGGATGCCGTTCCGGAACCAGATTCTTCCGCTGACCCGGATAATCCGCTCTTTGGCCAGCACGTGACCCTAACTGGCGAGTTTTCCCCTTATGACAAGGGCATGCTGTGGGAACGCCTGGCGGCAGCCGGGGCGCAGGTAGGCAAGTCGGTGACCAAGAAGACCACCGTATTGGTGCTGGGAAGCTGGGCCACGCAGACCTCAAAGGAAAAGCGCGCCCATGAGCTTATTGCTAAAGGCCAAGACATTGCACTGTGGCCGCAGGAGCAACTGCTTGAGGCGCTGGGCCTAGATATTCAGCCGCCGTTTTAG
- a CDS encoding GTP pyrophosphokinase, whose protein sequence is MPENVISQLGNRYHEWVRQHPEAAQEFSADIEQLLDDAGVVYDRVITRVKGWPSLKAKAKKRRADGSPVYPVPWEDIHDTVGVRVTVFHSTVIPQAIDILGKAFEVVRSVDKAQQTRISGGFGYGSHHLVLRVPEHNEDLQAYVGLIFEVQIRTVLQHAWAEFEHDLRYKQGSKPPSPQVDRLFTLAAGLIELADQQFDDIAALMEVGPAPQDSVEITPENLPGVLAILLGDKYSPSRLEHIRFLAVVLEAHGIDTLAKLKDLLNESNIAAVRSAMRYSFRPGQVRLVDDLLLYRFGTAHITATGELGDHKGRTERLQRRLKQLRP, encoded by the coding sequence GTGCCAGAGAACGTGATATCCCAGCTGGGCAACCGCTATCACGAGTGGGTGCGCCAACACCCGGAGGCAGCGCAGGAGTTCTCTGCGGACATTGAGCAGCTGCTTGATGATGCCGGGGTGGTCTACGACCGCGTCATCACCCGGGTCAAAGGCTGGCCCTCACTCAAAGCCAAGGCCAAGAAACGCCGGGCAGATGGCAGCCCGGTCTACCCCGTTCCGTGGGAAGACATTCATGACACGGTGGGCGTGCGGGTGACAGTGTTTCACTCCACCGTCATCCCCCAGGCCATTGACATCCTGGGCAAAGCCTTCGAGGTAGTGCGTAGCGTGGACAAAGCCCAACAGACCCGGATTTCTGGTGGCTTTGGGTACGGCTCGCACCACTTGGTACTGCGCGTGCCGGAGCACAATGAAGACCTACAGGCTTACGTCGGCTTGATCTTCGAGGTGCAAATTCGCACCGTCTTGCAGCACGCCTGGGCAGAGTTTGAACACGACTTGCGCTATAAGCAAGGCTCAAAGCCACCCTCCCCGCAAGTGGACCGGCTGTTTACCCTTGCCGCAGGTCTGATAGAGCTGGCGGACCAACAGTTTGATGATATTGCCGCGCTCATGGAGGTAGGCCCCGCCCCGCAGGATTCCGTAGAAATAACCCCGGAGAACCTGCCCGGAGTGCTGGCCATACTCCTCGGGGATAAGTACTCCCCCTCCCGTTTAGAGCACATCCGCTTCCTGGCGGTAGTGCTAGAGGCCCACGGCATTGACACCTTGGCCAAGCTGAAGGATTTACTCAATGAATCCAACATTGCAGCGGTGCGCAGCGCCATGCGCTACAGCTTCCGGCCCGGGCAGGTGCGCCTGGTCGATGATCTGCTGCTCTACCGCTTTGGGACAGCCCACATCACGGCCACCGGAGAGCTGGGCGATCACAAAGGCCGCACCGAACGGCTGCAGCGCCGCCTCAAACAGCTGCGCCCCTAA
- a CDS encoding RNA-binding S4 domain-containing protein, with the protein MTSPDGLPVRIDAWVWAVRMFKTRSEAADAVKAGHVKLNGKATKPAQQVVPGDRVRVWRNHHEHDLEVLATVRKRVGASLARSCYIDHAPPPPPAAFIPAVPVRDRGAGRPTKRERREMEKFRGMDRRGRA; encoded by the coding sequence GTGACTTCCCCAGATGGCCTCCCGGTGCGCATTGATGCCTGGGTGTGGGCGGTGCGCATGTTTAAGACGCGCAGCGAGGCTGCCGATGCCGTCAAAGCCGGCCACGTCAAGCTCAACGGCAAGGCAACCAAGCCCGCCCAGCAGGTGGTGCCGGGTGACAGGGTGCGTGTGTGGCGCAACCACCACGAGCATGACTTAGAAGTGCTGGCCACAGTACGCAAAAGGGTAGGTGCCTCGCTAGCGCGTAGCTGTTACATCGACCATGCCCCACCGCCGCCACCAGCGGCGTTTATTCCTGCGGTGCCCGTGCGAGACCGGGGTGCGGGCCGGCCGACCAAGCGGGAGCGCCGCGAGATGGAGAAATTCCGCGGCATGGACCGCCGCGGCCGCGCCTAG
- a CDS encoding YigZ family protein, whose amino-acid sequence MSMDSYIRPTTDVVEDEVEIKRSRFITLITRVCDEAQARGFIDAAKARFPDARHHCSAYIYHVDGANPVERSSDDGEPSGTAGKPMLDVLKGSGMLDVCAVVVRYFGGIKLGAGGLVHAYGGAVSAAMDQVTRVCRASRELYAVSFSHAEAGRMEAELRGRGYSVVDTDYGAQVTYTLAIAPGGRDELNAELAALTQGQVVAKAAGAKWVELPL is encoded by the coding sequence ATGAGCATGGATTCTTATATCCGCCCCACCACGGACGTGGTAGAAGATGAGGTGGAAATTAAACGCTCCCGGTTTATCACGCTGATTACCCGGGTGTGTGATGAGGCGCAGGCGCGCGGGTTTATTGATGCCGCCAAGGCGCGTTTCCCCGATGCGCGCCACCACTGCAGTGCCTATATCTACCACGTCGATGGCGCCAATCCCGTGGAGCGTTCCTCCGATGACGGCGAGCCTTCCGGCACCGCAGGAAAACCCATGCTGGATGTGCTCAAGGGCTCCGGAATGTTGGACGTGTGTGCTGTGGTGGTGCGCTATTTTGGGGGAATCAAACTGGGGGCCGGAGGGCTCGTCCACGCCTATGGCGGTGCGGTAAGCGCTGCCATGGACCAGGTCACCCGGGTATGCCGAGCCAGCCGGGAGCTCTATGCCGTGAGCTTTTCTCATGCAGAGGCCGGGCGCATGGAAGCAGAGTTGCGTGGGCGCGGATACTCGGTGGTGGACACCGACTACGGGGCTCAGGTCACCTATACGCTTGCTATCGCGCCAGGCGGGCGTGATGAGTTGAATGCAGAATTAGCGGCCCTGACACAGGGGCAGGTGGTTGCCAAAGCAGCCGGAGCCAAGTGGGTAGAATTGCCGCTATGA
- the ilvA gene encoding threonine ammonia-lyase IlvA codes for MTTSAVFEPIHAFDIQQAQARISSEIAPTPLQYCPRLSQDTGWEVYLKREDLQDVRSYKIRGALFGISNLSDAERAKGIVTASAGNHAQGVAYACRTMGIRGKIYVPEPTPKQKRDRILVHGGEQVELVVTGANFDEAAAAAHAEAEATGANFIEPFDARDTITGQGTVAAEVVSQLSALGKSLDTIVVPVGGGGLISGITSYLADMAPRTAIVGIEPAGAASLTAAFAAGEPVTLPAVDPFVDGAAVKRIGSLPFQILEANQGRLHWDTVSEGAVCTEQLGLYQNEGIIAEPAGALSVAGLRELKLQEGSVVVCVISGGNNDVLRYNEIMERSLVHRGLKHYFLVNFPQEPGQLRHFLTEILGPNDDITLFEYLKRNNRETGAALVGLELSRAADFSGLLERMANSKISCQHLEPGTPEYDYLVASQ; via the coding sequence ATGACTACATCTGCGGTATTCGAGCCCATTCACGCTTTTGACATCCAGCAAGCTCAGGCACGAATTTCCTCCGAGATTGCTCCCACACCCTTGCAGTATTGTCCCCGCTTGTCCCAAGACACCGGCTGGGAGGTCTACCTCAAGCGCGAGGACCTGCAAGACGTCCGCTCCTACAAGATTCGCGGCGCCCTGTTTGGGATTTCCAACTTAAGCGATGCCGAGCGAGCCAAGGGGATTGTCACCGCCTCCGCAGGCAACCACGCCCAGGGCGTGGCTTATGCGTGCCGCACCATGGGTATCCGGGGCAAGATTTATGTACCGGAGCCGACGCCGAAGCAAAAGCGCGACCGCATCCTGGTCCACGGTGGCGAGCAGGTGGAGCTGGTGGTCACGGGTGCAAACTTTGACGAGGCCGCTGCCGCCGCCCATGCCGAAGCCGAGGCAACGGGCGCCAACTTCATTGAACCTTTCGATGCCCGCGATACCATCACCGGCCAAGGAACCGTGGCAGCTGAGGTGGTCTCCCAGCTTTCCGCCCTGGGCAAGTCACTAGATACCATTGTGGTCCCTGTGGGGGGTGGTGGGCTGATTTCCGGCATCACCTCCTACCTGGCAGATATGGCCCCGCGCACGGCGATTGTGGGCATTGAACCTGCAGGTGCAGCGTCGCTCACCGCTGCTTTTGCCGCAGGTGAGCCCGTGACCCTGCCCGCCGTGGACCCCTTCGTGGATGGCGCTGCGGTCAAACGCATTGGCTCCCTGCCTTTCCAAATCCTGGAAGCCAACCAAGGCCGGCTGCACTGGGATACAGTCTCCGAGGGCGCTGTGTGCACCGAGCAGCTGGGCCTGTACCAAAACGAGGGCATCATCGCTGAGCCCGCCGGTGCGCTATCCGTGGCGGGCCTGCGCGAGCTCAAGCTGCAGGAAGGCTCCGTGGTGGTGTGCGTAATTTCTGGCGGCAATAATGACGTGCTGCGCTACAACGAGATTATGGAGCGTTCCCTGGTCCACCGCGGCCTGAAGCATTACTTCCTGGTTAACTTTCCCCAAGAGCCGGGCCAGCTGCGCCACTTCCTCACGGAGATTCTGGGGCCAAATGACGACATCACGCTCTTTGAATACCTCAAGCGCAACAACCGCGAAACCGGTGCGGCCTTGGTGGGTTTGGAGCTTAGCCGTGCTGCGGACTTTAGTGGCCTGCTAGAGCGCATGGCTAACTCCAAGATTTCCTGCCAGCACCTGGAGCCAGGCACGCCGGAATATGACTACCTGGTGGCCTCCCAATAG
- a CDS encoding cobalamin-independent methionine synthase II family protein, whose translation MANKIRTTHVGSLPRTKELLEANQQRLAGEIDTERFHEVLQDSVNKVVQRQVDLGIDIVNEGEYGHAMLDSIDFGSWWTYSFSRLGGLRPTDPQEPDAAGKIVRYTPGNVELTAFFDRRDQHAFAEAYADPTSGVWVGKKPLLLPTIESELSYIGEAALAADLQHLRTGLNAAGTQAEGFVAAVSPGSAARIRNLYYPNYDELLAATAQVMSHEYKAIADAGFTVQLDAPDLAEAFDQINPEPSYEDFRSYVRKNVEAINASIEGIDPSQVRLHICWGSWHGPHSTDVPFEEIVDEILQAKVGGFTFEAANVRHAAEWRVWKDRKLPEGTVIIPGVVSHSTNLIEDPRLVADRIIQFAELVGPDNVIASTDCGLGGRIHEQLAWAKLESLVKGAEIASAELY comes from the coding sequence ATGGCTAATAAGATTCGTACCACCCACGTTGGCTCCCTGCCACGCACCAAGGAGCTGCTGGAGGCTAACCAGCAGCGTCTGGCTGGCGAGATTGACACTGAGCGCTTCCACGAGGTCCTGCAAGACTCCGTGAACAAGGTGGTCCAACGCCAGGTGGACCTGGGCATTGACATCGTCAATGAAGGCGAGTACGGCCACGCGATGCTGGACTCCATCGACTTCGGCTCCTGGTGGACCTACTCCTTTAGTCGCCTGGGTGGGCTGCGCCCCACCGACCCTCAAGAGCCGGACGCAGCCGGCAAAATTGTCCGCTACACCCCGGGTAACGTGGAGCTGACTGCCTTCTTTGACCGCCGTGACCAGCACGCGTTTGCAGAGGCCTACGCGGACCCCACCTCTGGTGTGTGGGTAGGAAAAAAGCCGCTGCTGTTGCCCACCATTGAATCCGAGCTGTCCTACATCGGTGAAGCAGCCCTGGCAGCAGACCTGCAGCACCTGCGCACTGGTCTCAACGCCGCTGGCACACAGGCTGAGGGCTTCGTCGCTGCGGTATCGCCGGGTTCTGCGGCGCGCATCCGCAACTTGTATTATCCCAACTACGATGAGCTGCTGGCTGCCACCGCCCAGGTGATGTCCCATGAGTACAAGGCCATTGCCGATGCCGGCTTTACCGTGCAGCTTGACGCCCCGGACCTGGCAGAAGCATTCGACCAGATCAACCCGGAGCCGTCCTACGAGGACTTCCGCAGCTATGTGCGCAAGAATGTGGAAGCCATCAACGCCTCCATCGAGGGGATCGATCCTTCTCAGGTGCGCCTACATATCTGCTGGGGCTCCTGGCATGGCCCGCACTCCACCGATGTCCCCTTCGAGGAGATTGTCGATGAAATTTTGCAGGCCAAGGTCGGCGGCTTTACCTTCGAGGCCGCCAACGTTCGCCACGCTGCGGAGTGGCGCGTGTGGAAGGACCGCAAGCTGCCGGAGGGGACTGTGATCATCCCTGGTGTGGTCTCACACTCTACCAACCTCATCGAGGACCCGCGTCTGGTCGCAGACCGAATTATCCAGTTCGCTGAGCTGGTGGGCCCGGACAACGTGATTGCCTCCACGGACTGCGGTCTGGGCGGGCGCATCCATGAGCAGCTGGCCTGGGCCAAGCTGGAGTCCCTGGTCAAGGGTGCAGAGATCGCTTCTGCAGAGCTGTACTAA
- a CDS encoding SpaH/EbpB family LPXTG-anchored major pilin — protein MNIFTKSLTAALASSVVVVGAGAFSPAYAQDTNTPPANPANTENPAATANAGTPPVAAATSIGSLADLPQDGDVSLTVHKFSNNGTPGPAGDGTELDSVADLGKPLPGATFTIERVDNINLRTQAGWIEAEKLAKGKEGAITPTLVEAEQVTTNDKGIAQFTGKKVGLYKVTETKAPEGHRATTAPFYVALPMTNTDGSGWLREVHVYPKNQKQSEFGTKTINDSGTRVTHNLLRYTIVQPLEQRARTAPARKYYHIEDLYPADRVEQGKYFNQRNGASDVHVLGYMRNYHYNVVDDGKGSLKIVFTEVGLRKLDIESRQPDAKLTINVNLAVKGVDLTGPVINRYNYKEVFEDTPPANPTPPDQPETLPEPPRFMPRQPTFPTPVEPAGDPVEPPADVDPQWPVSWFGQVNIRKVNTSGTPLDGAEFALFDCDAKGNYNPEKYLWSEIIPTEDGVEIQQLRVNDWENNAPKDASNSFYCLVETKAPDNYELNAQPVRFQVLKGNQEETIGLTEVVFTDVERNAGGKLPLTGGKGILALILAGGIALLVGRGYSIYSQRRSS, from the coding sequence GTGAACATCTTCACCAAGAGCCTGACCGCTGCCCTTGCCAGCAGCGTGGTAGTGGTCGGCGCAGGTGCTTTTAGCCCGGCCTATGCTCAGGACACCAACACCCCCCCAGCTAACCCAGCTAATACGGAAAACCCGGCCGCCACAGCCAACGCGGGCACCCCGCCGGTAGCGGCAGCCACCTCCATTGGTTCCCTAGCTGACTTGCCGCAAGACGGCGACGTCTCCCTGACCGTCCACAAATTCTCCAACAACGGCACCCCTGGTCCTGCCGGCGATGGCACCGAGCTGGACTCGGTAGCTGACCTGGGCAAGCCGCTACCAGGCGCCACTTTCACCATCGAGCGCGTGGACAACATCAACCTGCGCACCCAAGCCGGCTGGATTGAGGCCGAAAAGCTGGCCAAGGGCAAAGAAGGCGCCATTACCCCAACCCTGGTGGAGGCTGAACAAGTCACCACCAACGACAAAGGCATTGCGCAATTCACCGGCAAGAAGGTGGGCTTGTACAAGGTCACCGAGACCAAGGCACCCGAGGGCCACCGGGCCACCACCGCACCGTTCTACGTTGCACTGCCCATGACCAACACGGATGGTTCTGGCTGGTTGCGCGAGGTCCACGTCTACCCCAAGAACCAGAAGCAGTCTGAGTTTGGCACTAAGACGATCAATGACTCAGGAACCCGCGTCACTCACAACCTCTTGCGTTACACCATCGTCCAGCCGCTAGAACAGCGCGCCCGCACTGCCCCGGCTCGTAAGTACTACCACATCGAAGATCTCTACCCCGCCGATCGCGTCGAGCAGGGTAAGTACTTCAATCAGCGCAATGGTGCCAGCGACGTGCACGTGCTGGGCTATATGCGCAACTACCACTACAACGTTGTCGACGATGGCAAGGGCAGCCTGAAGATCGTCTTTACCGAAGTTGGCCTGCGCAAACTAGACATCGAATCCCGCCAGCCAGATGCCAAGCTGACCATCAATGTCAACTTGGCAGTAAAGGGAGTGGACCTCACCGGGCCCGTGATCAACCGGTACAACTACAAGGAAGTTTTTGAAGACACCCCGCCGGCCAACCCCACCCCGCCGGACCAGCCCGAAACCCTGCCGGAGCCCCCAAGGTTTATGCCCCGGCAACCCACTTTCCCCACCCCCGTGGAACCTGCCGGTGATCCCGTAGAGCCGCCTGCCGATGTCGATCCACAATGGCCGGTATCCTGGTTCGGCCAGGTCAACATCCGCAAAGTAAACACCAGCGGCACCCCCCTCGACGGTGCAGAATTTGCCCTCTTCGATTGCGACGCCAAAGGCAACTACAACCCCGAGAAGTACCTGTGGTCCGAAATTATCCCCACCGAAGACGGCGTGGAGATCCAGCAACTGCGCGTCAACGACTGGGAAAACAATGCACCCAAGGATGCCTCGAACTCCTTCTACTGCCTGGTAGAGACCAAGGCCCCGGACAACTATGAGCTCAACGCCCAGCCCGTGCGCTTCCAGGTGCTCAAAGGCAACCAGGAAGAAACCATTGGACTAACCGAAGTGGTCTTCACCGACGTCGAGCGCAACGCCGGTGGCAAACTGCCGCTAACCGGCGGCAAGGGCATCCTCGCCCTCATCCTCGCCGGTGGCATAGCCCTGCTCGTGGGCCGTGGCTACTCCATCTACTCCCAGCGCCGCAGCTCCTAA